AACGTCAACGTTCCATCCTGGTTGAACTCAACACCAAGCTGGTTGATGCTCGAAATTGAACCGCTCGCAGCCCCTCCAAGCAGCGCGCTCGTAAGCTGGTTCTGCAAAGTAGCCAGCGTTGGGCTGCCAAACAAAGGCTCGGCATTGCCACTCGAATCGTTCTTCTCCTGGCCATTGATCGTCGTCACGACCGCGTTATACGCAGTCACAAAACTCTGCATCGCCGTCGTAACAGCGGAATCATCGTTCGTAATCTCAACCTGCACCGGCGACGATGCCGAGGCCGAAAGCAGTTGAACTGTCACGCCAGGGATAGCATTGGTCACCGTGTTGGAGGCGCTCGTTACGGCGACGCCATCCACCGACAGGCTCGCATCCTGCCCTGCCTGCCCCGTATAAAAATTGACCGCCGAACTAGTCGTCGAATCAGTCAGGCTGCTCGAAAGCGAGATCTGCCCGGCCGCGCCGCTCGATGTGCTCACCAGCGAGAGCCGTGACCCGCTCGCGTCTGTAATCACATTCGCTGTCACGCCAATCGAGGCCTGATTAATTGCGCTCGCCAACGTAGAAAGCGTGTTGCTGCTGCTGCCCACGGTAATCGTATTGCCGTTGATCGTCAGGCTTCCCGAGAGTGTGTCCGACGCATTAGCAATCGCGTCCGAGTACTCCGACGAAGTCTGCGCCAACGAATTGACCACGATCGTATGGCTGCCTGCAATTGCGGAAGAAGATGCCGAAGTCAGCTCCAACACATTGTTATTCGAGCTCGATCCCTGCATCTGCGACATCACACCACTGAAGTCTGTCAACGATTGCAGCGAAGTCGTCAGGCTCGAAAGGTCCGAGCCCAGCGTCGAAAGCACCGTGTCCTGGGCCTGCAACGACGTAAGCTGGTTCTGCCACGGCGTCTCAATAGCCTGTTGCGACGCAAGAATCGCCGTCACGGTAGAGGCAACATCAAAGCCTTGCCCGCTCGTCGCCGCTCCGAAGTTGATGCCAACTGTTCCCATCGTCCCGCCCGATCGTCGATTTGTGCTGCACATCAACAGCAAGCACAAGGCCAATGCAGAGCTCATTGCATTAGGCACAACTAATGTCGCACTGGAAAACAGAGCGGACGGCGTCCCTCACAACCGGATCGCCGTCCACCCTCTGAACGACTACTGCATCAGTTTCAGAATCTCCTGCTGCACGCTGTTCGCCTGCGCAAGAGCGCTGATACCGGTCTGGCTGAGCACCTGATACTTTGCCATGTCGCTTGTCGCCTGACCATAGTTGGTCGCCTGCACGCTGTCCTGTGCCGCGGTCAGGTTCACCGACTCGGCGCTGGCAACGTTGGAGGCAGCATTCAACTCGTTGATGCTGGCGCCGATGTTGCCGCGCTGATACGCAATGTCCTGAATTGCGGAGGTCACGTTCGTCAGCACCGTCTGCGCGGTGGCAGCCGTCAGTGTCGAACCGGCCAGGTTTGTTCCCGCGCCTGGCGTCGTCACGGTCGGGGTCGTATCGGTGAGGGCCGTACCTGTAAGGGTCAGAGTGTTCGCCGTTCCAGTCGGGCCAGTAATGATCAGCTCATTGGGCGAAGTCGTGCTTTGGCTTGCAACCAGTCCTGATGTGCGGAAGGCCGAATCGTCATTCATCTGGCCCACTGCCTCAGCAAGCGTAGTGCCCGCGCCAAAGTTCTCAGTGACTGCGCCACCTGCGCCAACCGCTACCTTCAGCGTGCCGGAGACGGTATCCGCCGCTGAGCCAAAGGTGAACGTTGCTGTCGCGCTTGTCGTTGATGTCGGAGTCGTCGGTGTCGGATTGGTCAGCGCAGTACCTGTGCCCGCGGTTGTCGTTGCGGTCGTCGTGCCCACGCTGGCATCACTCAGCGAGCCAATCAGCTCGTTGAAAGTTGTCGCGCCCGAAGCCGTGCCATCGCTGACAAACACCGACGTCGCCGTGTTGGTGAAAACGCTATTGCCGTTGAAGTTCGTCGTTGAACCGATGTTCCCGATTTCGGTCAGGATGTTCTGATACTCCTGGTTCGCCGAGCTGATCTGGTTGGCGTTCAGCGTACCGTTCGAGGCCTCGGTCGAGAGCGTAACAGCGCGGTTGAGCAGGTTGGTCACCTGCGCGAGCGCGCCATCGGCAGTCTGCAATAGACCAACGCCGGAAGAAGCATTCTGCGACGACTGGTTCAGCGCCGCTTCGTTTGCCTGAAGGCCATCGGCCAGCGCAAGGCCGGCGGCGTCGTCCGCGCCGCTATTGATGCGCGAACCCGAAGAGAGCTGCTGCAAAACATTCTGCAGACTGGACTGCGTCTGGTTCAGATTGTTCTGCGCATAGATTGCTGCGATATTGTTCAACACACCCAAGGACATGTAGGAACACTCCTGTATTGCTCGATTTGAACTACCGCGCGTGCCTGTCCCCGGGTGTCGAACCCGTCCTCCCTCTATTCCAGAAGAGAGATTCCGGCTCACCTTGCGGAAGACTCCGCGTTCTCCCACCTCATCGGCCCTTCCCAAAAGGACTTTAGCGCCACGCTCCCACATTGAGCGCAGCGGGGCGCATTCGGCCTCCATCTATAGATACCCGCGTTCCCGCCGATGAGAGACACGGGAGGAACCCGGCAGATGATTCAACTCACCCGACTGAACGG
This is a stretch of genomic DNA from Edaphobacter acidisoli. It encodes these proteins:
- a CDS encoding flagellin N-terminal helical domain-containing protein — encoded protein: MSLGVLNNIAAIYAQNNLNQTQSSLQNVLQQLSSGSRINSGADDAAGLALADGLQANEAALNQSSQNASSGVGLLQTADGALAQVTNLLNRAVTLSTEASNGTLNANQISSANQEYQNILTEIGNIGSTTNFNGNSVFTNTATSVFVSDGTASGATTFNELIGSLSDASVGTTTATTTAGTGTALTNPTPTTPTSTTSATATFTFGSAADTVSGTLKVAVGAGGAVTENFGAGTTLAEAVGQMNDDSAFRTSGLVASQSTTSPNELIITGPTGTANTLTLTGTALTDTTPTVTTPGAGTNLAGSTLTAATAQTVLTNVTSAIQDIAYQRGNIGASINELNAASNVASAESVNLTAAQDSVQATNYGQATSDMAKYQVLSQTGISALAQANSVQQEILKLMQ
- the fliD gene encoding flagellar filament capping protein FliD produces the protein MGTVGINFGAATSGQGFDVASTVTAILASQQAIETPWQNQLTSLQAQDTVLSTLGSDLSSLTTSLQSLTDFSGVMSQMQGSSSNNNVLELTSASSSAIAGSHTIVVNSLAQTSSEYSDAIANASDTLSGSLTINGNTITVGSSSNTLSTLASAINQASIGVTANVITDASGSRLSLVSTSSGAAGQISLSSSLTDSTTSSAVNFYTGQAGQDASLSVDGVAVTSASNTVTNAIPGVTVQLLSASASSPVQVEITNDDSAVTTAMQSFVTAYNAVVTTINGQEKNDSSGNAEPLFGSPTLATLQNQLTSALLGGAASGSISSINQLGVEFNQDGTLTLNTDTLNSVLTSNYSDVVGFLQNSKSFGQTFSTTLNNLGTASNTSLIYLAQQQNSSEEATLNQNISNEQALLATEQTNLTTELNTANQVMQSIPSQLNEVNEMYSAVTGYNTGNGG